A single genomic interval of Streptomyces sp. BA2 harbors:
- the glgP gene encoding alpha-glucan family phosphorylase, with translation MKAIRRFTVRPALPEPLTPLAELARNLRWSWHTGTRELFKAVDPEQWAASGGDPVRLLGGVPPARLAQLAGDAPFLRRLAEASEGLREYVTGARWYQEQAAERGGELPRAVAYFSPEFGITAALPQYSGGLGILAGDHLKAASDLGLPLIGVGLLYRHGYFHQSLSRDGWQQETYPVLDPNELPLSLLREADGTPSLVSIALPGGRSLRAHVWQAGVGRVPLLMLDSDVEENDPGAREVTDRLYGGGSEHRLLQEMLLGIGGVRAIRTYCRLSGHPEPEVFHTNEGHAGFLGLERIHELAREGVEFDTSLEAVRAGTVFTTHTPVPAGIDRFDRELVARHFGPDAELPRIDVERILRLGMETYPGGEPNLFNMAVMGLRLGRRANGVSTLHGKVSREMFAGLWPGFDAEEVPIASVTNGVHAPTWVAPEVFRLGARQIGAQKTEDALSVGGSDRWDAVAEIQDADIWELRRELRGQLVTEVRQRLYASWRQRGAASAELGWTDDVLDPDVLTIGFARRVPSYKRLTLMLRDRDRLMELLTHPERPIQIVVAGKAHPADDGGKRLIQELVRFTDDPRVRHRIVFLPDYGMAMAQKLYPGCDVWLNNPLRPLEACGTSGMKAALNGCLNLSVLDGWWDEWFEPDFGWAIPTADGAATDDDRRDDLEAAALYDLLERRITPRFYEQGPAGLPDRWIEMVRRTLTRLGPKVLAGRMVRDYVEQLYVPAARAHRTLGPDAAGELASWKARVRAAWPRVAVDHVEASATGTTAELGATLSLRVRVHLGELTPDDVEVQAIAGRVDPEDVIADASPVPLKPVGGPDAEGRRLYEGPLALDRTGPFGYTVRILPFHRLLANGAELGLVAVPSDGTGEAAGMLLR, from the coding sequence ATGAAGGCCATCCGTCGATTCACCGTACGTCCCGCCCTTCCCGAACCCCTCACCCCGCTAGCGGAGCTGGCGCGCAACCTGCGCTGGTCCTGGCACACCGGAACCCGTGAACTGTTCAAGGCCGTCGACCCCGAGCAGTGGGCCGCATCGGGCGGCGACCCCGTGCGTCTCCTCGGCGGTGTGCCGCCCGCGCGGCTCGCGCAGCTGGCCGGGGACGCGCCCTTCCTGCGGCGGCTCGCCGAGGCCTCGGAGGGGCTTCGGGAGTACGTCACCGGGGCGCGCTGGTATCAGGAGCAGGCCGCCGAGCGTGGCGGCGAACTGCCGCGCGCCGTCGCCTACTTCTCGCCCGAGTTCGGCATCACCGCCGCCCTTCCGCAGTACTCGGGCGGGCTCGGCATCCTCGCGGGCGACCACCTGAAGGCGGCGAGCGACCTCGGGCTTCCGCTCATCGGGGTCGGGCTGCTCTACCGGCACGGCTACTTCCACCAGTCCCTGTCCCGCGACGGCTGGCAGCAGGAGACCTACCCGGTGCTCGACCCGAACGAGCTGCCCCTCTCCCTCCTGCGCGAGGCGGACGGCACCCCGAGCCTGGTGTCGATCGCGCTGCCCGGCGGGCGATCGCTGCGGGCCCACGTCTGGCAGGCCGGCGTCGGACGCGTACCGCTGCTGATGCTCGACTCGGACGTCGAGGAGAACGACCCCGGCGCCCGCGAGGTGACCGACCGGCTCTACGGCGGCGGCAGCGAGCACCGGCTGCTCCAGGAGATGCTGCTCGGCATCGGCGGGGTGCGCGCCATCAGGACGTACTGCCGGCTGAGCGGGCACCCGGAGCCCGAGGTCTTCCACACGAACGAAGGTCACGCGGGCTTCCTCGGTCTGGAGCGGATCCATGAACTCGCGCGTGAGGGCGTGGAGTTCGACACCTCGCTCGAAGCGGTGCGGGCCGGGACCGTCTTCACCACCCACACCCCCGTACCCGCCGGAATCGACCGCTTCGACCGTGAGCTGGTCGCCCGGCACTTCGGCCCGGACGCCGAGCTGCCCCGCATCGATGTCGAGCGGATACTGCGGCTCGGTATGGAGACGTATCCCGGCGGCGAGCCCAACCTCTTCAACATGGCGGTGATGGGCCTGCGGCTCGGGCGCCGCGCCAACGGCGTCTCCACCCTGCACGGCAAGGTGAGCCGTGAGATGTTCGCGGGCCTGTGGCCGGGATTCGACGCCGAAGAGGTGCCGATCGCCTCCGTCACGAACGGCGTGCACGCCCCGACGTGGGTCGCCCCCGAGGTCTTCCGCCTCGGCGCACGTCAGATCGGCGCGCAGAAGACCGAGGACGCGCTGTCGGTGGGCGGCTCCGACCGGTGGGACGCCGTGGCCGAGATCCAGGACGCGGACATCTGGGAGCTGCGGCGTGAGCTGCGGGGCCAGCTGGTGACGGAAGTCCGGCAGCGGCTTTACGCGTCGTGGCGCCAACGGGGCGCGGCGAGCGCGGAGTTGGGCTGGACGGACGACGTACTGGACCCGGACGTCCTGACGATCGGCTTCGCGCGCCGCGTCCCCTCGTACAAGCGCCTGACGCTGATGCTGCGGGACCGTGACCGGCTGATGGAGCTGCTCACGCATCCGGAGAGGCCGATCCAGATCGTGGTGGCGGGCAAGGCGCATCCGGCGGACGACGGGGGCAAGCGGCTCATCCAGGAGCTGGTGCGCTTCACGGACGATCCGCGGGTGCGGCACCGGATCGTGTTCCTGCCGGACTACGGCATGGCGATGGCCCAGAAGCTGTACCCCGGCTGCGACGTCTGGCTGAACAACCCTCTTCGTCCGCTGGAGGCGTGCGGGACGAGCGGGATGAAGGCCGCGCTGAACGGCTGCCTCAACCTGTCGGTCCTTGACGGCTGGTGGGACGAGTGGTTCGAGCCGGACTTCGGGTGGGCGATTCCCACGGCGGACGGGGCGGCGACGGACGACGACCGGCGGGACGATCTGGAGGCGGCGGCGCTGTACGACCTCCTCGAACGCAGGATCACGCCCCGCTTCTACGAGCAGGGTCCGGCCGGCCTGCCCGACCGATGGATCGAGATGGTGCGCCGGACACTGACCCGGCTGGGGCCGAAGGTGCTCGCGGGGCGGATGGTGCGTGACTACGTGGAGCAGCTGTACGTCCCCGCCGCGCGGGCGCATCGCACCCTTGGCCCGGATGCCGCGGGGGAGCTGGCCTCCTGGAAGGCGCGGGTGCGCGCCGCCTGGCCGCGGGTCGCCGTCGACCACGTGGAGGCGTCGGCGACGGGCACCACGGCCGAACTGGGCGCCACGCTGTCGTTGCGGGTCCGCGTGCACCTGGGCGAGCTGACCCCGGACGACGTGGAGGTCCAGGCGATCGCGGGCCGCGTAGACCCCGAGGACGTCATCGCCGACGCGAGCCCGGTGCCGCTGAAGCCGGTGGGCGGGCCCGACGCGGAGGGCCGGCGCTTGTACGAGGGGCCGCTGGCCCTGGACCGCACGGGGCCGTTCGGCTACACGGTGCGGATCCTTCCATTCCACCGACTGCTGGCCAACGGGGCGGAGTTGGGCTTGGTGGCGGTGCCGTCGGACGGGACGGGGGAGGCGGCGGGGATGTTGTTGCGGTAG
- a CDS encoding M4 family metallopeptidase, whose protein sequence is MTPHISRKRSTLAIATAVAAGALLAAGLTTGASAQPDQAAAPSGAPIALSSTARAGLLQDANADKAATAEKIGLGVKEKLVVRDVVKDRDGTTHTRYERTYDGLPVLGGDLVVHAAKSGAVKSVTKAAKATIKVASTSAKVATKSAAAKAESTAAKSGDTKKADAQAPRKVVWAASGKPVLAHETVVTGVQKDGTPSKLHVITDAATGKKLFQYQAIENGAGHSQYSGDVEVGSKKGANGFDLTDDSRGGHSTYDLAHGQSGEGKLVTDDDDTWGTGKPEDAQTAAVDAAYGAQLTWDYYKAVHGREGIKGDGKGATSRVHYGNAYVNAFWDDSCFCMTYGDGEGDKKPLTSMDVAAHEMTHGVTAATANMEYSGESGGLNEATSDIFAAAVEFNAKNAEDVPDYMVGEKIDINGDGSPLRYMDKPSKDGNSLDNWSEDAGNVDVHYSSGIANHFFYLLSEGSGAKEINGVKYDSPTADGSKVEGIGRDKAEKIWFKALTSYFTTTTDYKAAREGTLSAAKDLYGADSAEYKGVDAAWAGVNVK, encoded by the coding sequence GTGACCCCCCACATATCCCGGAAGCGCTCAACGCTGGCCATAGCCACCGCTGTTGCCGCCGGAGCCCTGCTCGCCGCCGGTCTGACCACCGGAGCCTCCGCGCAGCCCGACCAGGCCGCCGCACCCTCCGGGGCACCGATCGCACTCTCCTCCACGGCCCGCGCCGGCCTGCTGCAGGACGCGAACGCGGACAAGGCCGCAACCGCCGAGAAGATCGGGCTCGGCGTCAAGGAGAAGCTCGTCGTACGCGACGTCGTCAAGGACCGTGACGGCACCACGCACACCCGCTACGAGCGCACGTACGACGGCCTGCCCGTCCTCGGCGGCGACCTGGTCGTGCACGCCGCGAAGAGCGGCGCGGTCAAGAGCGTGACGAAGGCGGCCAAGGCCACGATCAAGGTCGCGTCGACTTCCGCGAAGGTCGCGACGAAGTCGGCCGCGGCGAAGGCCGAGTCGACGGCTGCGAAGTCCGGCGACACCAAGAAGGCGGACGCGCAGGCTCCGCGCAAGGTCGTCTGGGCCGCGTCCGGCAAGCCGGTCCTCGCCCACGAGACCGTCGTCACCGGCGTCCAGAAGGACGGCACGCCCAGCAAGCTGCACGTCATCACCGACGCGGCCACGGGCAAGAAGCTCTTCCAGTACCAGGCCATCGAGAACGGCGCGGGCCACAGCCAGTACAGCGGCGACGTCGAGGTCGGCTCCAAGAAGGGCGCGAACGGCTTCGATCTGACCGACGACTCGCGCGGCGGCCACTCGACGTACGACCTGGCCCACGGCCAGAGCGGCGAGGGCAAGCTCGTCACGGACGACGACGACACGTGGGGCACCGGAAAGCCGGAGGACGCCCAGACCGCCGCCGTCGACGCCGCCTACGGCGCGCAGTTGACCTGGGACTACTACAAGGCCGTGCACGGCCGTGAGGGCATCAAGGGCGACGGCAAGGGCGCCACCTCGCGGGTCCACTACGGCAACGCGTACGTCAACGCCTTCTGGGACGACAGCTGCTTCTGCATGACGTACGGCGACGGCGAGGGCGACAAGAAGCCGCTCACGTCGATGGACGTCGCGGCGCACGAGATGACGCACGGCGTCACCGCGGCGACCGCCAACATGGAGTACAGCGGTGAGTCCGGCGGCCTGAACGAGGCCACCTCCGACATCTTCGCGGCGGCGGTCGAGTTCAACGCCAAGAACGCCGAGGACGTCCCCGACTACATGGTCGGCGAGAAGATCGACATCAACGGCGACGGTTCGCCGCTCCGCTACATGGACAAGCCCTCCAAGGACGGCAACTCCCTGGACAACTGGAGCGAGGACGCGGGCAACGTAGACGTCCACTACTCCTCGGGCATCGCCAACCACTTCTTCTACCTCCTCTCGGAGGGCAGCGGCGCGAAGGAGATCAACGGCGTCAAGTACGACTCCCCGACGGCCGACGGCTCCAAGGTCGAGGGCATCGGCCGCGACAAGGCCGAGAAGATCTGGTTCAAGGCCCTGACGTCGTACTTCACGACGACGACGGACTACAAGGCGGCCCGCGAGGGCACGCTGAGCGCTGCGAAGGACCTGTACGGCGCGGACTCGGCCGAGTACAAGGGCGTGGACGCGGCCTGGGCCGGCGTGAACGTCAAGTAA